From one Oncorhynchus clarkii lewisi isolate Uvic-CL-2024 chromosome 6, UVic_Ocla_1.0, whole genome shotgun sequence genomic stretch:
- the LOC139411838 gene encoding trichohyalin-like encodes MEDQRPRLAWNNKPIETGREREREREKEREREMESERKAELESQEMKKKVEQAEETIKALEREIERLKEIEKEIIFERERDMRIAENEKVKLVNEKVKELEREVERLKEDMTTKEIQYKIKFERAKEAFRRQNERVKQVNQNVLVLDREVVRMKEEIRLKDDTEPERTFDRDRERENDWRRSEEEMKNRVEREMEMETALNDKKTSELEEVFKKIKEQQIELENMETDKYKWKQNQMDMEEKMEGEHNKQKEVERKRMEKIPKQRQEEDEKKKEMEREEEEERRKQTHIEMEEEEREREKERQRQIKRKRMEKRQKIMEREEERQREIEREIEEERCKQKQIEMEEEEREREKERQRAIEEKERQREIGEKERRQQQEERQIMFERDQEEENIWKQKQIDMEEGREGENKRQREIEEIHRRQQEERQKQKEKEKEREKDNDNQREMELKDQQQKEMEKEKMIMREREEAGRRKEGQKNIFGEIEGQNELELEQEREMEEKQEVIKEAEEEYREREERGKEVSMKKHVVVNVKAKAREVFNRRKERRLEVLKGEREHIETIPGHTRLTSTMTRAEREREKRKELLKAEERRKKMEDFNKQWRERSLLKKQTHQQLKEERERMKENYLEQMNLEADAQINTQCLTTQHSHDYNHGQELPWWVTGQQVSQEPTRSADGHQERPRRQQAWAENQEGSSENQQEGPENHQGGPDSQQLEAPEEVETSERISKTKKKPSIWKKIRMR; translated from the exons ATGGAGGATCAGCGACCAAGACTGGCCTGGAACAACAAACCTattgagacaggaagagagagggaaagagagagggaaaaagagagagaaagggagatggaaaGTGAGAGAAAAGCAGAATTGGAAAGTCAAGAAATGAAGAAGAAAGTGGAACAGGCAGAAGAAACGATAAAAGCGTTAGAacgagagattgagagattgaaagagattgAGAAGGAAATCATatttgaaagagaaagagacatgcgTATTGCAGAGAATGAGAAAGTCAAACTGGTTAACGAAAAGGtaaaagagttagagagagaggttgagagactgAAAGAAGATATGACAACAAAAGAGATTCAATACAAAATCAAATTTGAAAGAGCGAAAGAAGCGTTTagaagacagaatgagagagtgaaACAGGTTAACCAAAATGTACTAGTgttagacagagaggttgtgAGAATGAAAGAAGAGATTAGATTGAAAGACGATACTGAACCAGAGAGAACatttgatagagacagagagagagaaaatgattggagacgaagtgaagaggagatgaaaaatagagtggagagagagatggagatggagacagCCCTCAATGACAAAAAGACGTCTGAATTGGAGGAAGTCTTCAAGAAAATCAAGGAACAGCAGATAGAATTAGAAAATATGGAAACAGACAAATATAAATGGAAACAGAACCAAATGGAcatggaggagaagatggagggtgagcacaacaaacagaaagaggtagaaagaaagagaatggagaaaataccaaaacagagacaagaagaagatgagaagaagaaggagatggagagagaagaagaagaggagagacgcAAACAGACGcacatagagatggaagaggaagaaagagagagggagaaagagagacagagacagatcaaaaggaagagaatggagaagagacagaaaattatggaaagagaagaagagagacagagagagattgaaagagagattgaagaagaaagatgtaaacagaagcaaatagagatggaagaggaagaaagagagagggagaaagagagacagagag cgatcgaagagaaagagagacagagagagattggagagaaagaaagacgacaacaacaagaggagagacagataatGTTTGAGAGagatcaagaagaagaaaatatatgGAAACAGAAGCAAATTGacatggaggagggaagagagggggagaacaagagacagagagagatagaagagatacACAGACGAcaacaagaggagagacagaaacaaaaggagaaggagaaagaaagggagaaagacaatgacaatcagagagagatggaattaaAAGATCAGcaacagaaagagatggagaaagaaaagatgattatgagagaaagggaggaagcaggaagaagaaaggaggggcagaaaaatatttttggggaaatTGAAGGACAGAATGAACTGGAgctagaacaggagagagagatggaagaaaagcaggaagtgattaaggaagcagaggaagagtacagggaaagagaagagagaggaaaggaagtaaGCATGAAGAAACATGTAGTAGTTAATGTTAAAGCAAAAGCACGGGAAGTCTTCAATAGGCGTAAAGAGAGGAGGTTAGAAGTGTTGAAGGGGGAACGAGAACACATAGAAA CCATCCCTGGACACACAAGGCTAACATCCACCATGAcccgggcagagagagagagggagaagaggaaggagctGCTGAAggctgaggagagaaggaagaagatGGAGGATTTCAATAAGCAGTGGAGAGAGCGGTCCCTGCTTAAAAAACAGACTCATCAacaactgaaggaggagagggagaggatgaaggaaAACTACCTGGAGCAGATGAATCTGGAGGCTGATGCTCAAATCAACACCCAGTGTCTAACCACCCAACACAGCCACGATTACAACCACGGTCAGGAGTTGCCCTGGTGGGTCACAGGCCAACAAGTAAGCCAAGAGCCCACTAGATCTGCTGATGGCCACCAGGAAAGGCCAAGGAGGCAACAGGCATGGGCAGAGAACCAGGAGGGGAGTTCAGAGAACCAGCAGGAGGGGCCAGAGAACCATCAGGGGGGGCCAGACAGCCAGCAGCTAGAAGCTCCAGAAGAGGTTGAAACATCAGAGCGAATATCCAAGACAAAGAAAAAGCCAAGCATCTGGAAGAAAATTAGGATGAGGTAA
- the LOC139411839 gene encoding trichohyalin-like has product MEEQRPRMAWNNKPIETGREREREREKEREREMESERKAELERQEMKKKVEQAEETIKVLKREIERLKEIEKEIIFERERDMRIAENEKVKLVNEKVKELEREVERLKEDMTTKEIQYKIKFERAKEAFRRQNERVKQVNQNVLVLDREVVRMKEEIRLKDETEPERTFDRDRERENDWRRSEEEMKNRVEREMEMETALINDKNTSELEEVFKKIKEQQIELENMETDKYKWKQNQMDMEEKMEGEHNKQKEVERKRMEKIPKQRQEEDEKKKEMEREEEEERRKEKHIEMEEEEREREKERQRQIKRKRMEKRQKIMEREEERQREIEREIEEERCKQKQIEMEEEEREEEERQRTIEEKERQREIGEKERRQQQEERKIMFERDQEKENIWKQKQIDMEEGRERENKRQREIEEIHRRQQQEERQKQKEKEKEREKDNDNQREMELKDQQQKEMEKEKMIMREREEAGRRKEGQKNILGEIEGQNELEIEQEREMEEKQEVIKEAEEEYREREERGKEVSMKKHVVVNVKAKAREVFNRPIPGHTRLTSTMTRAEREREKRKELLKAEERRKKMEDFNKQWRERSLLKKQTHQQLKEERERMKENYLDQMNLEADAQINTRCLTTQHSHDYNHGQELPGWANGQQVSQEPTGSADGHQERPRRQQAWAENQEGSSENHQGGPDSQQLEAPEEVETSERISKTKKKPSIWKKIRMR; this is encoded by the exons ATGGAGGAGCAGCGACCAAGAATGGCCTGGAACAACAAACCTattgaaacaggaagagagagggaaagagagagggaaaaagagagagaaagggagatggaaaGTGAGAGAAAAGCAGAATTGGAAAGACAAGAAATGAAGAAGAAAGTGGAACAGGCAGAAGAAACGATAAAAGTGTTAAAACGAGAAattgagagattgaaagagattgAGAAGGAAATCATatttgaaagagaaagagacatgcgTATTGCAGAGAATGAGAAAGTCAAACTGGTTAACGAAAAGGtaaaagagttagagagagaggttgagagactgAAAGAAGATATGACAACAAAAGAGATTCAATACAAAATCAAATTTGAAAGAGCGAAAGAAGCGTTTagaagacagaatgagagagtgaaACAGGTTAACCAAAATGTACTAGTgttagacagagaggttgtgAGAATGAAAGAAGAGATTAGATTGAAAGACGAGACTGAACCAGAGAGAACatttgatagagacagagagagagaaaatgattggagacgaagtgaagaggagatgaaaaatagagtggagagagagatggagatggagacagCCCTCATCAATGACAAAAATACGTCTGAATTGGAGGAAGTCTTCAAGAAAATCAAGGAACAGCAGATAGAATTAGAAAATATGGAAACAGACAAATATAAATGGAAACAGAACCAAATGGAcatggaggagaagatggagggtgagcacaacaaacagaaagaggtagaaagaaagagaatggagaaaataccaaaacagagacaagaagaagatgagaagaagaaggagatggagagagaagaagaagaggagagacgcAAAGAGAAGcacatagagatggaagaggaagaaagagagagggagaaagagagacagagacagatcaaaaggaagagaatggagaagagacagaaaattatggaaagagaagaagagagacagagagagattgaaagagagattgaagaagaaagatgtaaacagaagcaaatagagatggaagaggaagaaagagaaga agaagagagacagagaacgatcgaagagaaagagagacagagagagattggagagaaagaaagacgacaacaacaagaggagagaaagataatGTTTGAGAGAGATCAAGAAAAAGAAAATATATGGAAACAGAAGCAAATTGacatggaggagggaagagagagggagaacaagagacagagagagatagaagagatacacagacgacaacaacaagaggagagacagaaacaaaaggagaaggagaaagaaagggagaaagacaatgacaatcagagagagatggaattaaAAGATCAGcaacagaaagagatggagaaagaaaagatgattatgagagaaagggaggaagcaggaagaagaaaggaagggcagaaaaatattttgggggaaaTTGAGGGACAGAATGAACTGgagatagaacaggagagagagatggaagaaaagcaggaagtgattaaggaagcagaggaagagtacagggaaagagaagagagaggaaaggaagtaaGCATGAAGAAACATGTAGTAGTTAATGTTAAAGCAAAAGCACGGGAAGTCTTCAATAGGC CCATCCCTGGACACACAAGGCTAACATCCACCATGAcccgggcagagagagagagggagaagaggaaggagctGCTGAAggctgaggagagaaggaagaagatGGAGGATTTCAATAAGCAGTGGAGAGAGCGGTCCCTGCTTAAAAAACAGACTCATCAacaactgaaggaggagagggagaggatgaaggaaAACTACCTGGATCAGATGAATCTGGAGGCTGATGCTCAAATCAACACCCGGTGTCTAACCACCCAACACAGCCACGATTACAACCACGGTCAGGAGTTGCCCGGGTGGGCCAATGGCCAACAAGTAAGCCAAGAGCCCACTGGATCTGCTGATGGCCACCAGGAAAGGCCAAGGAGGCAACAGGCATGGGCAGAGAACCAGGAGGGGAGTTCAGAGAACCATCAGGGGGGGCCAGACAGCCAGCAGCTAGAAGCTCCAGAAGAGGTTGAAACATCAGAGCGAATATCCAAGACAAAGAAAAAGCCAAGCATCTGGAAGAAAATTAGGATGAGGTAA